From a single Synergistota bacterium genomic region:
- a CDS encoding energy-coupling factor transporter ATPase, which produces MIKLLNVSFSYNGKEIFKNINLEIKEGEWIALVGANGSGKSTLIKLLNGILIPNEGQVLIDDLNTKEEKAIWEIRKRVGVVFQNPDTQIVASIVEDDIAFGPENLGLPPDEIKDRVEQVLNILELTDFRFSPTYALSGGQKQKLAIAGILAMKPKYLVLDEPTSMLDPPSRKDINKILKFLYNKEKITVIYSTHNPEEVILANRVIALFKGSIVFDGKPEEFFLEPERVWNYGVKIPIITYLCYKLKQRGLKVNFPIFEPKELSEELWRLKLKT; this is translated from the coding sequence ATGATAAAGCTTCTCAATGTAAGCTTTAGCTATAATGGAAAAGAAATCTTTAAGAATATAAATCTTGAAATAAAAGAAGGAGAATGGATAGCTTTAGTTGGAGCTAATGGTTCTGGTAAAAGTACGCTAATAAAACTTCTTAATGGTATTCTTATACCAAACGAAGGACAAGTCTTAATAGATGATCTAAATACAAAAGAGGAAAAAGCAATATGGGAAATAAGAAAAAGAGTTGGAGTAGTCTTTCAAAATCCAGATACTCAAATAGTAGCTTCTATAGTGGAGGATGATATAGCTTTCGGTCCCGAAAATCTTGGATTACCTCCAGACGAAATAAAAGACAGAGTCGAACAAGTATTAAACATACTAGAGCTTACGGATTTTCGCTTTTCACCTACATATGCTCTTTCAGGAGGGCAGAAGCAAAAGCTTGCCATAGCCGGAATTTTAGCAATGAAACCTAAGTATCTTGTATTAGATGAGCCGACATCTATGCTAGATCCTCCCTCACGAAAGGATATAAATAAAATCTTAAAATTTCTTTATAACAAGGAAAAAATTACTGTCATTTATTCTACCCACAACCCTGAAGAAGTTATTCTTGCTAATAGAGTGATAGCCCTATTTAAGGGAAGTATAGTTTTTGATGGAAAACCCGAGGAATTCTTTTTAGAACCAGAAAGAGTTTGGAATTATGGGGTTAAAATTCCCATTATAACGTATCTATGCTATAAATTAAAGCAACGAGGTCTTAAAGTAAACTTTCCCATATTTGAACCTAAGGAACTAAGTGAAGAATTATGGCGATTGAAGTTAAAAACGTAA
- the rplQ gene encoding 50S ribosomal protein L17: MRHRKKGRKLSRTTSHRKTLLRNLAISLIINERIITTEAKAKELRKVVEKLITKAKEGSLHMRRQIIAFIPHKEAVRKLFNEIAPRYKDRNGGYTRILKIGEREGDSAFMALVELLR, encoded by the coding sequence ATGCGCCATCGTAAGAAAGGAAGAAAGTTAAGCAGAACCACAAGTCATAGAAAAACATTACTGAGAAATCTTGCTATATCATTGATAATAAATGAAAGGATTATAACCACGGAAGCAAAAGCTAAAGAGCTTAGAAAAGTAGTAGAGAAGCTTATAACTAAAGCAAAAGAGGGTTCTCTTCATATGAGAAGGCAGATAATAGCTTTTATACCTCATAAAGAAGCTGTCCGGAAGTTATTCAACGAAATTGCACCAAGATACAAAGATAGAAATGGCGGTTATACACGAATATTAAAAATAGGAGAGAGAGAAGGAGACTCAGCTTTTATGGCATTAGTAGAACTCCTTAGATGA
- a CDS encoding DNA-directed RNA polymerase subunit alpha: MKLLTPHIESRVLDSKYGLFIVEPLNRGFGNTLGNALRRVLLSSLSGAAVTAVRIEGVLHEFSTIPGIREDVIEILFNVKNIKLKLYSNEPKVLRIEAQGEKEVKAGDIEADSDIEIVNPDHHIATLDEGATLKMDLYVENGIGYLPLERERKSNLPIDFLLIDAIFSPVTKVAYKVEETRYEQFTQCERLTLEIWTDGRISPEEALSQAANILIGYFSEFSKILPGTSTQKGAETHELKEDNLFSLPIKELELSVRSENCLLRAGIKTVGELIQKTPEELLKIRNLGKKSLIEIQEKLQKLGLSLKEGEKSSAKEGE, from the coding sequence TGAACCCTTAAATAGAGGTTTTGGTAACACTCTAGGTAATGCTTTAAGAAGGGTCCTCCTTTCTTCCCTCTCAGGAGCTGCTGTAACTGCTGTAAGAATAGAGGGAGTTTTACATGAGTTTTCCACGATACCTGGCATAAGAGAGGATGTCATAGAGATCCTCTTCAATGTTAAAAATATTAAATTAAAACTGTATTCTAATGAACCCAAGGTTTTAAGGATAGAAGCTCAGGGAGAGAAAGAAGTAAAAGCAGGCGATATAGAAGCTGATAGCGATATTGAAATAGTAAATCCAGATCACCATATAGCTACACTCGATGAAGGAGCAACCCTGAAGATGGATCTTTATGTAGAAAATGGCATTGGGTATCTCCCTCTCGAAAGAGAAAGGAAGTCAAATTTACCTATTGATTTTCTTCTCATAGATGCTATTTTTAGCCCGGTTACAAAAGTAGCCTATAAAGTCGAAGAAACTCGCTATGAGCAGTTTACTCAGTGTGAAAGACTCACCTTAGAGATCTGGACAGATGGTAGAATATCACCTGAGGAAGCGTTATCTCAAGCAGCAAACATACTTATAGGATACTTCTCAGAGTTTTCTAAAATCCTTCCTGGTACGAGTACCCAAAAAGGAGCTGAAACTCATGAACTTAAGGAAGACAACCTCTTTTCTCTCCCGATAAAAGAGCTTGAGCTTTCTGTTAGATCTGAAAACTGTTTATTGAGAGCAGGTATTAAAACAGTTGGAGAACTTATACAAAAGACACCTGAGGAACTTCTTAAAATAAGGAACTTAGGGAAGAAGTCTTTAATTGAAATCCAAGAAAAGCTTCAAAAGCTTGGTTTAAGTCTTAAAGAAGGAGAAAAATCAAGCGCTAAGGAGGGAGAGTAA